The DNA region TGTCACTGTGTCACCATGGTAAATAAATAATCCTGTGGCAATTGGTTTGTCTTGATAATAAGCGGTGTAGATTTTTACCATGTGATGTTTTTTTAAAACTTCATACATGGTTTCATAATATGGTTTTGGGTGGAGTCTGATAGATTGCTTGTAACTGGTTTTTACCAGCACATTATAAAAAGTCTCACTGTCTGTGTCTGATTTTATTAAAATATCTTTTTTTTCAGCCAGATGAATATTATACCGGCATTTTTGTTTCATGTTCTTTAACATAATATCGGGAGAAAGTAATGGTGTAATCAAAGTATGACTAGGATGTACATCGTTAACTTTACGGCCAAGTGTGGGTGTGAGTTGCGGTTCAAAGCGCACAAATACCGCCCCATCAGCTAATCCAGCAACATAATCACCCTGCGGAATAAACCAATAATGTTGTTGGAACGGCAATGGGTACTGAATGGCTAAAGTCGACCCTAACCATTTGATCTTGCGACCATAACTAGTCTGAACCTCACCCCACGCCGGAGATTGTAAAAACGATTTATCCATGACTGAGTAAACTCAAAGCTTGTTTTAGTTGTTGTTCGGTTGATTGAGCTGAATTGAGTTGTTGCACAACCTGACGAATTTCTTGCACAGAATAACCCAGTTGTTGCAGCGCTTCGACTAAGGTAGAAGTAGTTGGAGTCTGTTCAGTAGCATCAAGGCTGGAACGTAATTCAACCACTAAGCGCTCGGCAATTTTTTTACCAATCCCGGATACTTGAGTCAACATAGCCGTATCACCACTCCTAATCGCCTGCACAATAGTATCGGCCGACAAATCAGTTAATAACGCCAACCCGACTTTGGGGCCGACTCCTGACACACTAATCAACTGTTCAAATACGGCCAGGTCGGACGGCTGAACAAAGCCATACAAATCACTGACATCTTCACGTATAACATGATGGAGATATAAATCAATTTGATCGTTAACTGTACTCTTGTTTAACACGGAGCCTGGGACAAAAATTTTGTAGCCTAAAGACTGTACTACAACAATGAGGTATTTTTTACTGGGTTGAACCAGTTGAATTGTGCCGGATAGGAAAGCTAACACGCGCTTGATTATAACACATTTTTTTGTTATAATGTATCTCTTTATGGAATCTATCTTCCTCGAACTGAGCGCCATCATTGTGATCAGTACTGCTTTAGCGCTGGTCGCAAAATTGCTGCACCAACCGATCATTTTAGCCTTTATTGGCGCGGGTATGGTGTTGGGTCCGGCGGGACTAAATATTATTCAATCACACGAGTTGATTGATGTGTTATCCACTTTTGGTATCGCCCTCCTATTATATGTGGTTGGCATTGAACTGGATATTAAAAAGTTTAAAACTCTCTCCTGGCCAACTCTATTAGCTGGCTTTGGGCAAATCATTGGCACTGGTTGTGTAGGTTGGTTAGTAGCTTGGAGTTTAGGTTTTTCTGTAGTTGAGGCCTGGTTCATCTCTATCACACTAACCTTATCCAGTACCATCATTGTAGTAAAACTACTCAGTGAAAAAAGACAACTGGAATCGCTCTACGGTCGGATTGTGGTGTCTGTTTTGCTCTTACAAGATTTCGCCGCAATTTTAGCTTTGTTATTAGTAGAAAGTTTTGGTAACAATGTAAAAGGTGGTATTCCCTGGCTTGATCTTATTACCGTAGCCGGAAAAACTTTGGTGATTGCTAGTTTAGCCTATGTCCTGGCTAAATTTGTATTTCGTAAAATATTTTTGTTTATTGGTCGCTCGCAAGAATTATTATTTTTGTGGGGCATTGGTTGGTGTATTTTATTTGCGGCGATTGCGGTTTTATGGCACTACCCAATGGCCATTAGTGTATTCTTTGCTGGTCTAGCCATTGGCTC from Patescibacteria group bacterium includes:
- a CDS encoding peptidoglycan bridge formation glycyltransferase FemA/FemB family protein, with protein sequence MDKSFLQSPAWGEVQTSYGRKIKWLGSTLAIQYPLPFQQHYWFIPQGDYVAGLADGAVFVRFEPQLTPTLGRKVNDVHPSHTLITPLLSPDIMLKNMKQKCRYNIHLAEKKDILIKSDTDSETFYNVLVKTSYKQSIRLHPKPYYETMYEVLKKHHMVKIYTAYYQDKPIATGLFIYHGDTVTYLHGGSDYNYRSMMAPYLLHWQVMQAAYQDKFAYYDWFGIAPDNQLKHPFAGITRFKLGFGGEIISRPGTFEQPLRPLWYNAYSIMKHLWI
- the ruvA gene encoding Holliday junction branch migration protein RuvA; the protein is MLAFLSGTIQLVQPSKKYLIVVVQSLGYKIFVPGSVLNKSTVNDQIDLYLHHVIREDVSDLYGFVQPSDLAVFEQLISVSGVGPKVGLALLTDLSADTIVQAIRSGDTAMLTQVSGIGKKIAERLVVELRSSLDATEQTPTTSTLVEALQQLGYSVQEIRQVVQQLNSAQSTEQQLKQALSLLSHG